Proteins found in one Synechococcus sp. LA31 genomic segment:
- a CDS encoding M3 family metallopeptidase — protein MSSSTAARPEILRGQGLPLFEAITPQAVSAHIPELIEQLNTELTTLEQKLGTALDSGVCLSWSAVMDPLQRLGERLRWSWGVVSHLNGVCNSPELREAHAAQQAAVVQFGNRAGQSQVIYQALEQLQKQNEQLDSAQQRILAAELRDMQLRGVGLDGSEQEAFNQASQELAELSTRFGNQVLDATNSWTLKLSQPEDVDGLPASLLDQLAQAARQAGDSDATPEAGPWLLGLDMPRYAPFLQYSRQRSLREQVYRAHVSRASGQAGHPLNNWPLIERILILRGEQARRLGYANWAEVSLAAKMANSESAVEALLEELRAAAYPVAQQELEALASCARRHGAAEAADLKPWDVSYWAEKLRQESFELDSEALRPYFPLPLVLEGLFDLCSRLFGITIEAADGEAPVWHSDVRYFRIREGQQAPSGAGETLAAFYLDPYSRPGSKRGGAWMDECLVRSRSSDGTPVLPVAYLICNQSPPVGETPSLMSFEEVETLFHEFGHGLQHMLTTVERPQAAGINGVEWDAVELPSQFMENWCYDRTTLMGMARHWQSGESLPEDEYRKLLAARTFMGGSATLRQVHFALVDLQLHSQWHADCGQSPEQLRRQIASTTTVLTPIDEDAFLCSFGHIFAGGYAAGYYSYKWAEVLSADAFSAFEEVGLANEEQIQDTGRRFRDTVLSLGGSLDPKQVFEAFRGRQPSSEALIRHSGLVAV, from the coding sequence ATGAGCAGCTCCACAGCAGCCCGCCCCGAGATCCTGCGGGGCCAAGGCCTGCCCCTGTTCGAGGCGATCACCCCTCAAGCGGTGAGCGCCCACATTCCGGAGCTGATCGAGCAACTCAATACCGAACTCACCACACTGGAGCAGAAGCTCGGCACCGCACTGGATAGCGGCGTTTGCCTGAGCTGGAGCGCTGTGATGGATCCCCTGCAGCGGCTTGGGGAGCGGCTTCGCTGGAGCTGGGGAGTGGTGAGCCACCTCAACGGGGTGTGCAACAGCCCGGAGCTGCGGGAGGCCCACGCAGCCCAACAAGCAGCAGTGGTGCAATTCGGCAACCGCGCTGGCCAGAGCCAGGTGATCTATCAGGCCCTAGAGCAGCTGCAGAAGCAGAACGAACAGCTGGATTCTGCGCAGCAACGCATCCTCGCGGCCGAACTACGGGACATGCAGCTGCGCGGTGTAGGGCTCGATGGAAGCGAGCAGGAAGCCTTCAATCAAGCCAGCCAGGAACTGGCGGAACTCTCCACCCGTTTCGGCAATCAAGTCCTCGATGCCACCAACAGCTGGACCCTCAAGCTCAGCCAACCGGAGGACGTGGATGGCCTGCCCGCCAGCCTGCTGGACCAGTTGGCGCAGGCGGCCCGCCAAGCGGGTGACAGCGACGCCACGCCCGAGGCGGGCCCCTGGCTGCTCGGGCTCGACATGCCGCGCTATGCGCCCTTTCTTCAGTACAGCCGCCAGCGAAGCCTGCGCGAGCAGGTGTATCGGGCGCATGTCAGCCGCGCGTCTGGCCAGGCCGGCCATCCACTCAACAACTGGCCCCTGATCGAGCGTATCCTCATCCTGCGGGGTGAACAGGCCAGGCGCCTGGGCTATGCGAACTGGGCCGAAGTGAGCCTTGCCGCCAAAATGGCGAACTCCGAATCCGCTGTTGAAGCCTTGCTGGAGGAGTTGCGGGCAGCTGCCTACCCGGTGGCCCAGCAGGAACTCGAGGCTCTCGCCAGCTGCGCCCGCCGCCACGGCGCCGCCGAGGCCGCTGATCTGAAGCCCTGGGATGTGAGCTATTGGGCCGAAAAGCTGCGCCAAGAAAGCTTCGAGCTCGACAGCGAAGCGCTTCGGCCTTACTTCCCGTTACCCCTGGTGCTGGAGGGCCTGTTTGATCTGTGCAGCCGCCTGTTTGGCATCACGATTGAAGCCGCCGATGGCGAGGCGCCGGTCTGGCACAGCGACGTGCGCTACTTCCGCATCCGGGAGGGGCAGCAGGCGCCATCAGGCGCCGGCGAGACCCTGGCCGCCTTCTACCTCGATCCCTACAGCCGCCCAGGCAGCAAGCGTGGTGGTGCCTGGATGGATGAATGCCTGGTGCGATCCCGCAGCAGCGACGGCACACCAGTGCTGCCGGTGGCGTATCTGATTTGCAACCAAAGCCCGCCGGTCGGCGAGACTCCCAGCCTGATGAGCTTTGAAGAGGTGGAGACCCTCTTCCACGAGTTCGGCCATGGTCTGCAGCACATGCTCACCACAGTGGAGCGTCCCCAGGCGGCTGGCATCAATGGGGTGGAGTGGGATGCCGTGGAGCTGCCCAGCCAGTTTATGGAGAACTGGTGCTACGACCGCACCACCTTGATGGGCATGGCGCGCCACTGGCAGAGCGGTGAATCCCTGCCTGAGGACGAGTACCGCAAACTGCTGGCGGCCCGCACCTTCATGGGCGGTTCAGCCACCCTGCGTCAGGTGCACTTTGCTCTGGTGGACTTACAACTCCACAGCCAATGGCATGCAGATTGTGGTCAGAGCCCTGAGCAATTGCGCCGGCAAATCGCTTCAACCACCACGGTGCTCACACCGATCGATGAAGACGCCTTCCTCTGCTCCTTCGGTCACATCTTTGCTGGCGGCTACGCCGCGGGCTATTACTCCTACAAATGGGCCGAGGTGCTGAGCGCTGATGCGTTCAGCGCTTTCGAGGAGGTTGGCCTTGCCAACGAAGAGCAAATTCAAGACACAGGCAGACGCTTCCGCGACACAGTGCTCAGCCTTGGGGGAAGCCTCGATCCCAAGCAAGTCTTCGAGGCTTTCCGCGGCCGGCAGCCGAGTAGCGAAGCCCTGATTCGCCATTCAGGGCTGGTGGCAGTGTGA
- a CDS encoding DUF6629 family protein translates to MCFSASASFTASAVLMPLGLYSTHLARTNKQPNYVPLALVPFFFGVQQFVEGLEWTALDQGRIEPLTTLAGLGFLFFAYCFWMIWIPWSAWSISRSTDSRGLQNRLRWVAIVSTVLGTAFYLPVLFNPPAVQPAVHSTGRLLYDVSNLHSIVHNFVNTQPVGELLYWGFIVLPLLAVADRAVKLFGVLIFVSIFLTWLTYSATFNSVWCFYCAVLSIVVIWIVNRPQLRSAGA, encoded by the coding sequence ATGTGTTTCTCGGCCTCAGCGAGTTTCACGGCATCCGCTGTTTTGATGCCCCTAGGCCTTTACAGCACCCATTTAGCCCGCACCAACAAGCAGCCCAACTACGTGCCCCTGGCTCTGGTGCCCTTCTTCTTCGGGGTTCAACAGTTTGTGGAGGGGCTCGAGTGGACGGCCCTCGATCAAGGCCGCATTGAACCGCTCACAACCCTGGCGGGGTTGGGCTTCCTCTTTTTCGCCTATTGCTTTTGGATGATCTGGATTCCGTGGAGCGCCTGGTCGATCAGTCGCAGCACTGATTCCCGGGGTCTGCAGAACCGGCTGCGTTGGGTTGCAATCGTGAGCACCGTGCTCGGCACTGCGTTTTATCTGCCGGTGTTGTTCAATCCGCCCGCTGTGCAGCCTGCCGTGCACAGCACTGGGCGGTTGCTCTACGACGTGTCCAATCTGCACAGCATCGTTCATAACTTTGTGAATACCCAACCGGTTGGTGAGTTGCTGTACTGGGGGTTCATCGTGCTGCCGCTGTTGGCTGTGGCCGATCGGGCTGTGAAGTTGTTTGGTGTGCTGATCTTTGTCTCGATCTTTCTCACCTGGCTTACCTATAGCGCAACCTTTAACTCTGTATGGTGCTTCTACTGCGCTGTTCTCTCGATTGTGGTGATCTGGATCGTGAATCGCCCGCAACTACGCTCCGCCGGTGCCTGA
- a CDS encoding NAD(P)H-quinone oxidoreductase subunit 4, translating to MDATLPLLAASTTLSSSAFGDSALAQGLLTASNGFPWLSLIALLPVAVAPLLMVLPGDGTDPKLPRTIALVTLLVDLGLMLYVFSQHYDGSVAGLQLVERFAWVPSIGLEWSLATDGLSAPLVVLSGLVTLLSVAASWDIQKKTRLYFALLLVQASAQALVFLSQDFLLFFLAWELELVPVYLLIAIWGGQQRQYAATKFILYTATASLLILVSGLALALNGPFTLNLSELIARSPGGTFGLLCYLGFLVGFGVKLPMFPLHTWLPDAHGEANAPVSMLLAGVLLKMGGYALLRFNVQMLPEAHLQLAPALVVLGIVNIVYGALNAFAQDNVKRRIACSSVSHMGFVLLGIGAIDSLGMSGAMLQMISHGLIAAAMFFVTGVFYERTKTLSIPNMGGLAKVLPITFAFFLASSLASLALPGMSGFVSEITVFLGLTSNADFTVGFRVIAVVLAAIGVVLTPVYLLSLCRRVFFGPRIPALAVLGDMKPRELVIGLTLLVPTLVIGFWPRVAIDLYEASTTALSDNLAQYAVVALRLPALG from the coding sequence ATGGACGCCACACTGCCCCTTCTGGCCGCGTCCACAACACTTTCAAGTTCTGCCTTCGGTGATTCAGCCTTGGCTCAAGGCCTGCTCACCGCTTCAAACGGCTTCCCCTGGCTGAGCCTGATTGCCTTGTTGCCGGTCGCCGTTGCACCTCTGCTGATGGTGCTACCCGGTGACGGCACCGACCCCAAGCTGCCGCGCACCATCGCCCTGGTCACCTTGCTGGTGGATCTAGGCCTGATGCTCTATGTGTTCAGCCAGCACTACGACGGCTCCGTCGCGGGCCTACAGCTGGTGGAACGGTTTGCCTGGGTTCCGTCGATTGGTTTGGAGTGGTCGCTCGCCACCGACGGACTCTCGGCTCCCCTTGTTGTGCTCTCCGGACTCGTCACCCTGCTTTCGGTGGCGGCCAGCTGGGACATCCAGAAGAAAACACGCCTCTATTTCGCCCTGCTGCTGGTGCAGGCCTCAGCCCAGGCGTTGGTGTTTCTCTCCCAAGATTTTCTCCTGTTCTTCTTGGCCTGGGAATTGGAGCTGGTACCGGTGTACCTGCTGATCGCGATCTGGGGCGGCCAGCAGCGTCAGTACGCCGCCACCAAGTTCATCCTCTACACAGCCACCGCCTCCCTACTCATCCTCGTGAGCGGTTTGGCGCTGGCTCTCAACGGACCCTTCACCCTGAACCTGAGCGAGCTGATCGCACGCTCACCCGGCGGCACCTTCGGCCTTCTTTGCTATCTCGGCTTCCTGGTGGGCTTCGGTGTGAAGCTGCCGATGTTCCCTCTCCACACGTGGCTGCCCGATGCCCATGGAGAGGCGAATGCGCCGGTCTCGATGCTGCTGGCGGGCGTGCTGCTGAAGATGGGGGGCTATGCCTTGCTGCGCTTCAACGTGCAGATGCTGCCGGAAGCCCACCTCCAGCTCGCGCCTGCTCTGGTGGTGCTCGGCATCGTGAACATCGTCTATGGCGCCCTCAACGCCTTCGCACAAGACAACGTGAAGCGGCGAATCGCCTGCAGCTCGGTCAGTCACATGGGCTTCGTGCTGCTGGGCATTGGCGCCATCGACAGCCTTGGCATGAGTGGCGCCATGCTTCAGATGATTAGCCACGGCCTCATCGCCGCCGCGATGTTCTTTGTCACTGGCGTGTTCTACGAGCGCACCAAGACGCTGTCCATCCCAAACATGGGCGGCCTGGCCAAGGTGCTTCCCATCACCTTCGCCTTCTTTCTGGCCAGCTCCCTGGCATCACTGGCGCTGCCGGGGATGAGCGGCTTCGTGAGCGAGATCACTGTGTTTCTCGGCCTCACCAGCAATGCTGACTTCACAGTGGGCTTCCGTGTGATCGCTGTAGTGCTGGCAGCCATTGGCGTGGTGCTCACCCCGGTGTATCTGCTGAGCCTGTGCCGGCGTGTGTTCTTCGGACCAAGGATTCCGGCTCTAGCCGTCCTGGGAGACATGAAGCCCCGCGAGCTCGTGATCGGCCTCACCCTGCTCGTGCCCACCCTGGTGATCGGCTTCTGGCCTCGGGTGGCCATTGATCTTTATGAGGCCTCTACCACCGCTCTCTCCGACAACCTGGCGCAATATGCCGTGGTGGCACTTCGGCTTCCCGCCCTCGGCTGA
- the thrB gene encoding homoserine kinase has protein sequence MVRPRIGQGVVVDVPATTANLGPGFDCLGAALDLNNRFEMRCIEGDGERFELVIEGSEGSHLRGGPDNLVYRAAQRVWKEAGEQPIAIEARVRLAVPPARGLGSSATAIVAGLMGANALIHEPLSREKLLELAIDIEGHPDNVVPSLLGGLCMTAKAASHRWRVVRCEWSPEVLAVVAIPSIRLSTSEARRVMPKTISIADAVTNLGSLTLLLQGLRTGNGDLIADGMHDRIHEPYRWGLIQGGRQVHEAAIKAGAWGCAISGAGPSILALANRDHAGAVRRAMVRAWEMEGVASRSEVLQLQQSGSRWKAIPD, from the coding sequence ATGGTCCGCCCCCGCATCGGCCAGGGGGTTGTGGTGGATGTTCCCGCCACGACAGCCAACCTGGGCCCCGGCTTTGATTGTCTGGGGGCCGCCCTGGATCTCAACAACCGCTTTGAGATGCGCTGCATCGAAGGCGATGGTGAGCGCTTCGAGCTGGTGATTGAAGGAAGTGAAGGCTCCCACCTGCGGGGTGGTCCCGACAACTTGGTGTATCGCGCCGCTCAGCGGGTATGGAAGGAAGCGGGCGAGCAGCCCATTGCGATCGAGGCCCGTGTGCGGCTTGCGGTCCCTCCAGCCCGTGGCTTGGGCAGCAGCGCCACAGCCATCGTTGCAGGCCTGATGGGGGCCAATGCCCTGATTCACGAACCCCTGAGCCGCGAAAAGTTGCTGGAGCTGGCGATCGATATCGAAGGCCATCCCGACAACGTGGTTCCCTCACTGTTGGGCGGGCTGTGCATGACTGCTAAGGCGGCCTCCCATCGCTGGCGGGTGGTGCGCTGCGAATGGTCTCCGGAGGTGCTGGCGGTGGTGGCCATCCCATCGATCCGCCTCTCCACCAGCGAAGCAAGGCGGGTCATGCCAAAGACGATCTCCATCGCCGATGCGGTTACCAACCTCGGCTCACTCACTCTGCTCCTACAGGGCCTAAGGACGGGCAATGGCGATCTGATTGCCGATGGCATGCATGACCGCATCCACGAGCCCTACCGCTGGGGCCTGATCCAGGGTGGCCGGCAGGTTCACGAGGCGGCCATCAAAGCCGGTGCCTGGGGATGCGCGATCAGTGGCGCCGGCCCCAGCATCCTGGCGCTAGCCAACCGGGATCATGCCGGCGCAGTGCGGCGTGCCATGGTGCGAGCTTGGGAAATGGAAGGGGTGGCTTCACGCTCGGAGGTGCTGCAGTTACAGCAGAGCGGCAGCCGATGGAAGGCCATTCCCGACTGA
- a CDS encoding alpha/beta hydrolase has protein sequence MNQAGRIQQWSQRFNLRLLILVLAIGLGVNVLGVGHLLVAFRWMLSPADLQLLVQLGGLLLLVLIPAAGIYSLVSEFAFWEGWLQGLPTPASLFEPAVARATTHDCFLVYLDGIHQLERDHPPRVSDFLALLEQRLPADTLLVRGLETYTVMPVALAEDAGSAWFWRRLFALQEHYPNPLVQLIAAVLVQANNVIKVGISSDRRYGPILNYELALKISLRLAEAGFRPDCGCRIALTGYSGGAEMAMGVADYLRRITRAQVSIISFCGVFSGNQVLQQLAGITMIVGSKDPVAAFGRFAYPGRSPLLPLSNWNKSLAAGRIERCEIAGMNHNGIHGPFSDAFRLRVIKSILAALQH, from the coding sequence ATGAACCAGGCCGGGCGCATCCAGCAGTGGAGCCAGCGGTTCAACCTGAGGTTGTTGATCCTGGTGTTGGCCATCGGCCTAGGCGTGAATGTGCTTGGGGTTGGACATCTGCTGGTGGCCTTCCGCTGGATGCTTTCCCCGGCTGATCTGCAGCTGTTGGTACAGCTCGGCGGTCTGTTGCTGTTGGTGTTGATCCCAGCAGCGGGTATCTACTCCTTGGTGAGCGAATTCGCCTTCTGGGAAGGCTGGCTGCAGGGCTTACCCACTCCGGCCAGCTTGTTTGAACCAGCGGTTGCTAGAGCGACCACTCATGACTGTTTCTTGGTGTATCTCGATGGCATTCACCAGCTGGAGCGTGATCACCCACCGCGCGTCTCCGACTTCCTGGCCTTGCTTGAGCAGCGCTTACCAGCAGATACCTTGCTCGTGCGGGGGCTGGAAACCTACACAGTGATGCCCGTAGCACTGGCAGAGGATGCGGGAAGCGCTTGGTTTTGGAGGCGTTTGTTTGCGCTGCAGGAGCACTACCCCAATCCATTGGTTCAGTTGATCGCAGCTGTGTTAGTACAGGCCAATAATGTGATCAAAGTGGGGATTTCTTCGGATCGCCGCTATGGACCAATCCTGAATTACGAGCTAGCCCTCAAAATCAGCTTGCGTTTAGCTGAAGCTGGTTTTCGGCCTGATTGCGGTTGTCGTATCGCACTGACCGGCTACAGCGGCGGTGCCGAGATGGCGATGGGTGTGGCCGACTACCTGCGCCGGATCACTCGGGCGCAGGTGAGCATCATCAGTTTCTGTGGGGTGTTCAGTGGCAACCAGGTGTTGCAGCAGTTGGCAGGCATCACCATGATCGTGGGTAGCAAAGATCCAGTGGCGGCTTTTGGACGCTTCGCTTACCCAGGTCGTTCACCACTGCTACCGCTGTCGAACTGGAATAAATCACTGGCTGCTGGCAGAATCGAACGCTGCGAAATAGCGGGCATGAACCACAATGGGATTCATGGACCCTTCTCGGATGCTTTTCGCTTGCGGGTGATCAAGTCGATCCTGGCGGCGCTTCAGCACTGA
- a CDS encoding glutamate-5-semialdehyde dehydrogenase has translation MMRPVPAALVSVPDPSPDLLQRAAGVRRAAMALGRLSDGERRQAVEAMAAALEAAADQIVAANQADLAAAAADGLAPALVARLKLDAAKLAGAIEGVRQVAQLADPLGVRQLHRELDTDLVLERLSVPLGVLGVIFEARPDAVMQIASLAIRSGNGALLKGGREAGLSCAAILEALREGLAGSPVDPQALELLTSREESLGLLKLDGLVDLIIPRGSNELVRFIQDNTRIPVLGHADGICHLYVDCEVDIDQALRIAIDAKTQYPAACNAIETLLVHRDAAPAFLAAALPAMAAAGVALRGDAVAQALGVSQLASDDDWSREYSDLVLAVRVVDSLEQALDHISRYGSRHTDAICTTNASTAETFLRSVDSAGVYVNCSTRFADGFRYGFGAEVGISTQTLPPRGPVGLEGLVTYRYLMRGNGHIAADYASGVCSFTHRDLPL, from the coding sequence ATGATGCGCCCAGTGCCCGCTGCCCTTGTGAGCGTTCCCGATCCCTCTCCTGATCTGTTGCAACGTGCGGCCGGCGTTCGCCGTGCGGCCATGGCGCTGGGGCGGTTGAGCGATGGTGAGCGCCGCCAGGCGGTGGAGGCCATGGCTGCAGCGCTGGAGGCTGCTGCCGATCAAATCGTGGCTGCCAACCAGGCCGATTTGGCTGCGGCCGCGGCTGATGGGTTGGCGCCGGCGCTTGTGGCGCGGCTGAAGCTGGATGCGGCCAAGCTGGCCGGGGCAATCGAGGGTGTGCGCCAGGTTGCTCAGCTGGCTGATCCGCTCGGGGTGCGGCAGCTGCATCGGGAGCTGGATACCGATCTGGTGTTGGAGCGTTTGAGTGTGCCCTTGGGGGTGCTGGGGGTGATTTTCGAGGCGCGGCCCGATGCCGTGATGCAGATCGCATCGCTGGCGATCCGCTCAGGCAACGGCGCCCTGCTCAAGGGGGGGCGCGAGGCTGGGCTTAGCTGTGCAGCCATTCTCGAGGCTTTGCGCGAAGGCCTAGCCGGCAGCCCCGTGGATCCTCAGGCTTTGGAGCTGCTCACATCCCGCGAGGAGAGCCTGGGGCTGCTCAAGCTCGATGGTCTGGTGGATCTGATCATTCCGCGGGGCTCGAACGAGCTGGTGCGCTTCATTCAGGACAACACCCGCATCCCGGTGTTGGGCCACGCCGATGGCATCTGCCATCTCTATGTGGACTGTGAGGTTGACATCGATCAGGCCCTGCGCATTGCCATCGATGCCAAGACCCAGTACCCCGCAGCATGCAACGCCATCGAAACTCTGCTGGTGCACCGCGATGCTGCGCCTGCATTTCTGGCCGCGGCGTTGCCGGCCATGGCCGCGGCCGGTGTTGCCCTGCGCGGTGATGCCGTCGCCCAGGCTCTGGGGGTGAGCCAACTGGCCAGCGACGACGACTGGAGTCGCGAATACTCCGATTTGGTGCTCGCCGTGCGCGTGGTGGATTCTCTGGAGCAGGCTCTCGATCACATCAGCCGCTACGGCTCACGTCACACCGACGCCATCTGCACCACCAACGCCTCCACAGCCGAGACGTTTCTGCGCAGTGTCGACAGCGCTGGCGTGTATGTGAATTGCTCCACGCGTTTTGCTGATGGCTTCCGCTACGGCTTTGGCGCTGAGGTGGGCATCTCCACCCAAACCTTGCCCCCTCGCGGCCCCGTGGGTCTGGAAGGACTGGTGACGTATCGGTACTTGATGCGCGGTAACGGTCATATCGCCGCCGACTACGCCAGTGGAGTTTGCAGCTTCACCCACCGCGACCTTCCCTTGTGA
- a CDS encoding triacylglycerol lipase — translation MSRPLVLLHGLWDTPRLFRRLEEELLRRSPQLEMFAPHLPHRFGAVPIRELAARLADLIEARFGQVTPLDLFGFSMGGLIGRTWLQEHRGCRRTRRFVCLGSPQNGTLTAQLVPRELLAGIADMKIGSVLLRELQRDQALLEPVECHSLFTPTDITVFPGWRAVLPLGSRRPLPVLTHRQLIMDPRAVRAVADVLLAP, via the coding sequence ATGAGTCGTCCGCTTGTGCTCCTGCATGGGTTGTGGGACACGCCACGGCTGTTCAGGCGCCTCGAGGAGGAGCTGCTGCGACGCAGCCCGCAGCTGGAGATGTTTGCCCCCCACCTTCCCCATCGGTTTGGCGCGGTGCCGATCCGTGAGCTTGCCGCCCGGCTGGCTGACCTGATCGAGGCCCGCTTCGGTCAGGTCACGCCCTTGGATCTGTTTGGGTTTTCGATGGGTGGGTTGATCGGCCGCACCTGGCTGCAGGAGCACAGGGGCTGCCGCCGCACGCGCCGTTTTGTTTGCTTGGGCAGCCCTCAGAACGGCACGCTCACGGCTCAGCTGGTTCCCCGCGAGCTGTTGGCCGGGATCGCAGACATGAAAATCGGCAGTGTTTTATTGCGCGAGCTGCAGCGGGATCAGGCCCTGCTCGAGCCTGTGGAGTGCCACAGCTTATTTACCCCTACCGATATCACTGTGTTTCCCGGTTGGCGTGCCGTGTTGCCCCTGGGTAGCCGCCGGCCGTTGCCGGTGCTCACCCATCGCCAGCTGATCATGGATCCACGTGCGGTGCGTGCTGTCGCTGATGTTCTGCTGGCACCTTGA
- a CDS encoding dihydroneopterin aldolase produces the protein MNAPLDCVVVRGLRLWAHVGVLEHERQMGQWFELDFSLGCNLSAAAAADGLEQSLDYSLAIQALQLDASRVRCLTLEHWSDKIFEVLEDLYGSVPIWLELRKCQAPVPGFCGIVAVQRSRRWPS, from the coding sequence GTGAACGCTCCATTGGATTGCGTGGTTGTGCGGGGTCTGCGCCTCTGGGCCCACGTGGGGGTGCTCGAGCATGAGCGGCAAATGGGCCAGTGGTTTGAGCTTGATTTCAGCCTGGGGTGCAACCTCTCTGCTGCTGCAGCAGCAGATGGCTTGGAGCAAAGCCTCGACTACAGCCTGGCGATCCAGGCCCTGCAGCTTGACGCTTCCAGGGTCCGTTGTCTCACCTTGGAGCATTGGAGCGACAAGATTTTTGAGGTGCTGGAAGATCTCTACGGCTCTGTGCCGATCTGGTTGGAATTGCGTAAATGCCAGGCCCCGGTGCCTGGCTTCTGCGGCATCGTGGCGGTGCAACGTTCAAGGCGTTGGCCGTCATGA
- a CDS encoding ROK family protein, with amino-acid sequence MTQLIGVDLGGTAIKLGRFSLDGALLAELEVPTPQPPMPGAVVITIVEAVQQLDPEGQASCVGVGLPGPMDASGRVARVCINLPGWEQIPLAEWLEPQLNRRVTLANDGNCALVGEAWHGAARGFSDVLLLTLGTGVGGGVLLGGALFTGHGGAAAEPGLICVDPEGPPCNSGNRGSLEQFCSIAALGRLSPLSPQQLCALAEAGDRDALEVWQRYGRRLGLGLSSLIYVLTPELVLIGGGLSAASEHFLPAALAEVEQRVQRESRQGLQIRRCALGNGAGRLGAARLALERLLNV; translated from the coding sequence ATGACCCAGCTGATCGGTGTGGATCTGGGCGGCACGGCGATCAAGCTCGGCCGCTTCAGCCTCGATGGGGCACTGCTGGCCGAGCTGGAGGTGCCCACGCCGCAGCCTCCCATGCCCGGAGCGGTGGTGATCACGATCGTGGAGGCCGTCCAGCAGCTCGACCCCGAGGGGCAGGCCTCCTGCGTTGGCGTGGGGCTACCGGGACCGATGGATGCTTCAGGCCGGGTGGCGCGGGTGTGCATCAACCTGCCGGGCTGGGAGCAGATTCCTCTGGCGGAGTGGTTGGAGCCCCAGCTAAACAGGCGTGTCACCTTGGCGAATGACGGCAACTGTGCCTTGGTGGGGGAGGCGTGGCATGGAGCGGCGCGCGGCTTCTCCGATGTGTTGTTGCTCACCCTGGGCACGGGTGTTGGCGGTGGGGTGCTGCTGGGCGGAGCGCTGTTCACCGGCCATGGCGGTGCCGCTGCTGAGCCAGGACTGATCTGTGTCGATCCAGAAGGCCCTCCCTGCAACAGCGGGAACCGCGGCTCTCTCGAGCAGTTCTGCAGCATCGCGGCCCTGGGCCGACTTTCTCCCCTGAGCCCTCAACAGCTGTGTGCGCTCGCCGAGGCCGGTGATCGCGATGCCTTGGAGGTGTGGCAGCGCTACGGCCGCCGGCTGGGGTTGGGCCTCAGTTCCCTGATCTACGTGCTGACTCCCGAGCTGGTGCTCATTGGTGGTGGCCTCAGTGCCGCTAGTGAGCATTTCTTGCCGGCAGCCTTGGCGGAAGTGGAACAGCGAGTTCAGCGGGAAAGCCGCCAAGGGCTGCAGATCCGCCGTTGCGCCTTGGGCAATGGAGCCGGCCGGCTGGGAGCCGCCCGGCTGGCGCTGGAGCGTTTGCTCAACGTCTAG